Proteins encoded within one genomic window of Oncorhynchus masou masou isolate Uvic2021 chromosome 1, UVic_Omas_1.1, whole genome shotgun sequence:
- the LOC135547062 gene encoding prothrombin-like, with the protein MGQIPATLIFTLLFSSTLQITLCENVFLNSKEASQVFIRAKRANSFLEELKPGNLERECIEEICDHEEAREVFEKPDKTKAFWGNYLACKGTSLLRTKDNINTVRGCIHLDGWCSVGIGENYNGTIFTTSSGKTCQYWSSNFPHRITEFNTLLDETLYENYCRNPDKTPEGPWCFTRDPTVRREQCIVPKCGEPWVPPKVSAAVDGKVTYTKKDCMANNGLDYTGDLSVTMNGQKCLPWASPKALALSKGKDFIPEVKLVANHCRNPDGDMEGPWCFVDQHGNTTVDYCDLEMCDDPIDNYEEAAGGRERTTLSGPRKTFFSPRSFGSGEMVCGERPMFEKISKKDGREQELIDSYQGGRIVKGIDAEVASAPWQVMLYKKSPQELLCGASLISDEWILTAAHCILYPPWNKNFTINDILVRLGKHNRAKFEKGTEKIVAIDEIIVHPMYNWKENLNRDIALLHMRRPVTFTDEIHPVCLPTKQVAKTLMFAGYKGRVTGWGNLYETWTSSPKSQPTVLQQIHLPIVEQDICRASTSIRITDNMFCAGFKPEEQKTGDACEGDSGGPFVMKNPDDNRWYQIGIVSWGEGCDRDGKYGFYTHLFRMRRWMKKVIDKTGGDDDDD; encoded by the exons ATGGGTCAAATACCCGCAACTCTCATTTTCACTCTACTATTTTCTTCTACTCTTCAGATCACCCTTTGTGAAAATG TATTTCTTAATAGCAAAGAGGCCTCACAGGTTTTTATCCGTGCTAAACGGGCAAATTCCTTCCTTGAGGAGTTGAAACCTGGGAACTTGGAACGGGAGTGCATCGAGGAGATCTGTGACCATGAAGAAGCCCGTGAAGTCTTTGAAAAGCCTGACAAGACG AAGGCCTTTTGGGGCAACTATTTGG CATGCAAAGGCACTTCACTGCTGAGAACCAAGGACAATATAAATACAGTGAGGGGGTGTATTCATCTCGATG GATGGTGCTCAGTGGGCATTGGTGAGAACTACAACGGCACCATCTTCACTACTTCCTCGGGAAAAACATGCCAGTACTGGTCCAGTAACTTCCCACACAGAATTAC GGAGTTCAATACTTTGCTGGATGAGACCCTGTATGAGAACTATTGCAGGAACCCAGACAAAACTCCTGAAGGACCTTGGTGCTTCACCAGGGATCCCACAGTCAGGAGAGAGCAATGTATCGTTCCAAAATGTG GGGAGCCTTGGGTACCCCCAAAAGTATCCGCTGCAGTGGATGGGAAAGTCACGTACACCAAGAAGGACTGCATGGCCAACAATGGCTTGGATTATACTGGGGATCTCTCAGTTACCATGAACGGCCAAAAGTGTCTGCCTTGGGCCTCCCCAAAGGCATTGGCACTCAGCAAAGGAAAGGATTTCATCCCAGAGGTCAAACTTGTGGCGAACCACTGTAGAAACCCTGACGGAGATATGGAGGGACCCTGGTGCTTTGTGGACCAGCATGGAAATACCACTGTGGACTACTGTGACCTTGAAATGTGTG ATGACCCAATAGATAACTATGAGGAGGCGGCTGGCGGAAGGGAAAGGACAACACTCTCTGGGCCCAGAAAAACCTTCTTCAGCCCTCGGAGCTTTGGCAGTGGAGAGATGG TGTGCGGGGAGCGACCCATGTTTGAGAAGATAAGTAAGAAGGACGGTAGAGAGCAAGAACTGATTGACTCCTACCAAGGAGGCCGTATTGTTAAAGGGATTGATGCAGAAGTGGCCAGTGCACCATG GCAGGTGATGTTGTACAAGAAAAGCCCCCAGGAGCTTCTGTGTGGGGCCAGTCTAATCAGTGATGAGTGGATCCTCACTGCAGCCCACTGCATCCTCTACCCACCATGGAACAAAAACTTCACCATCAATGACATCCTGGTCCGCCTTGGCAAACATAACAGAGCTAA GTTTGAGAAGGGCACAGAGAAGATTGTGGCCATTGATGAGATAATTGTCCACCCCATGTACAACTGGAAGGAGAACCTGAACCGGGACATCGCTCTGCTGCACATGAGGAGGCCCGTTACTTTCACCGATGAgattcatcctgtctgtctaccaACCAAGCAGGTTGCTAAGAC ACTGATGTTTGCTGGCTATAAAGGCCGTGTGACAGGCTGGGGGAACCTTTATGAGACATGGACTTCCTCCCCCAAGTCTCAACCCACAGTTCTCCAGCAGATCCATCTACCCATCGTTGAACAGGATATCTGCAGAGCCTCTACCTCTATCCGCATCACTGACAACATGTTCTGTGCTG GCTTCAAACCAGAGGAACAGAAAACTGGTGATGCTTGTGAAGGGGACAGCGGTGGTCCCTTTGTCATGAAG AACCCAGATGACAACCGTTGGTATCAGATCGGCATTGTGTCCTGGGGAGAAGGATGTGACAGGGATGGGAAATATGGATTCTACACCCATCTTTTCCGTATGAGAAGGTGGATGAAGAAGGTTATTGACAAAACAggcggtgatgatgatgatgattga